In Flavobacterium sp. N1736, the following are encoded in one genomic region:
- a CDS encoding aminopeptidase P family protein, whose protein sequence is MKYHQINSALFVKNRRKFTAEMKPNSVAVFNSNDIYPISADSTLPFAQHRDIFYLSGVDQEESILLLFPDAPFENQKEILFLKETNDHIAVWEGEKLSKERAFQVSGIRTVYWLQDFHKILNEMMTYADTMYINTNEHYRATVETETREARFVKWWKERYPAHNVAKSNPILQRIRSVKESEEIDLIQQACDITEKGFRRLLSFVKPNVTEYEIEAELAHEFIRNRSKGFAYTPIIASGNNANVLHYIENNQQCKAGDLILLDVAAEYANYSSDMTRTIPVSGKFSERQKAVYNAVLRVKNEATKMLAPGTLWKQYHVEVGKIMTSELLGLGLIDKADVQNENPDWPAYKKYFMHGTSHHMGLDTHDYGLLHEPMKANMVFTVEPGIYIPAEGFGIRLEDNVVVQEKGEPFNLMRNIPVEVDEIESLMNS, encoded by the coding sequence ATGAAATATCATCAAATAAACAGCGCTCTTTTTGTAAAAAATCGCAGAAAATTTACGGCAGAAATGAAACCTAATAGTGTTGCCGTTTTCAACTCAAATGACATTTACCCAATTAGTGCCGATAGTACTTTGCCATTTGCTCAACACCGGGATATTTTTTATCTGAGTGGTGTTGATCAGGAAGAAAGTATTTTGCTTTTGTTTCCGGATGCACCTTTTGAGAATCAAAAAGAGATTCTTTTCTTAAAAGAAACCAACGATCATATTGCCGTTTGGGAAGGTGAAAAACTAAGCAAAGAACGCGCTTTTCAGGTTTCGGGAATCAGAACTGTTTATTGGCTGCAGGATTTTCATAAAATTTTGAACGAAATGATGACGTACGCTGATACGATGTACATTAATACAAACGAACATTATCGCGCAACTGTAGAAACAGAAACTCGTGAAGCTCGTTTTGTAAAATGGTGGAAAGAGCGTTATCCTGCGCATAATGTTGCGAAAAGTAACCCAATTTTACAGCGCATTCGTTCTGTAAAAGAAAGTGAAGAAATCGATTTGATCCAGCAAGCTTGTGATATTACAGAAAAAGGTTTCCGCAGATTATTGTCGTTTGTAAAACCAAATGTTACGGAATATGAAATCGAAGCTGAATTGGCACACGAATTCATCAGAAACCGTTCTAAAGGTTTTGCTTATACACCAATTATTGCTTCAGGAAACAATGCGAATGTTTTGCATTACATCGAAAACAATCAGCAATGTAAAGCCGGAGATTTAATTTTATTGGATGTTGCGGCAGAATATGCGAACTATTCAAGTGATATGACAAGAACAATTCCGGTTTCGGGAAAATTCTCTGAAAGACAAAAAGCGGTTTACAATGCAGTTTTGAGAGTGAAAAATGAGGCTACAAAAATGTTGGCTCCGGGAACGCTTTGGAAGCAATATCATGTTGAAGTGGGTAAAATTATGACGTCTGAATTACTTGGTTTAGGTTTAATTGATAAAGCCGATGTTCAAAACGAAAATCCGGATTGGCCAGCTTATAAAAAATATTTTATGCACGGAACTTCTCATCACATGGGACTTGACACGCACGATTATGGTTTGCTTCACGAACCTATGAAAGCGAATATGGTTTTTACGGTTGAACCGGGAATTTATATTCCGGCTGAAGGTTTTGGAATTCGTCTGGAAGATAACGTTGTGGTTCAGGAAAAAGGAGAACCTTTTAACTTAATGCGCAATATTCCGGTTGAAGTTGATGAAATCGAGAGTTTAATGAATTCATAA
- a CDS encoding DeoR/GlpR family DNA-binding transcription regulator: MNNDNEVVNYSKEERKNLILKEINLHTRVSFETLSAKLFVSEDTVRRDINELESESLLIKVKGGAMTKAYHHSSSNQTYAGESKQIIAQKTLGLLHDGMVLLIGGGTTIREFIRLIPNDLNLTIFTVTVLSAVELLDKPNVKIIMIGGSISSYSQMCVSGDVYNQLANIKVDLLILGTNALDIEGGFSDSDWETVQVKKAMIQASEKTAILTISEKLDTVLKMKIANLSEVDYVVTEVDPNDEKLQSYKKAVPSLVFI, translated from the coding sequence ATGAACAACGATAATGAAGTGGTAAACTATAGCAAGGAAGAGCGTAAAAATCTTATTTTAAAAGAGATTAACTTGCATACCCGCGTCAGTTTTGAAACACTTTCGGCTAAATTATTTGTTTCAGAAGATACGGTGAGACGTGATATTAATGAACTTGAATCAGAATCGTTATTGATTAAAGTAAAAGGCGGTGCGATGACAAAAGCGTACCATCATTCTTCATCAAATCAAACTTATGCAGGCGAATCAAAACAAATCATTGCACAAAAAACTTTAGGTTTACTTCACGACGGAATGGTTTTATTAATTGGCGGCGGAACTACAATTCGCGAATTCATTCGCTTAATTCCTAATGATTTAAATCTTACTATTTTTACGGTTACCGTTTTATCTGCGGTTGAACTTTTGGATAAACCCAACGTTAAAATTATCATGATTGGCGGCAGTATTTCATCCTACAGCCAAATGTGTGTGAGCGGCGATGTCTATAATCAGTTGGCAAATATTAAAGTCGATTTATTAATTTTAGGAACAAATGCTTTAGATATCGAAGGCGGATTTTCAGATTCTGACTGGGAAACCGTTCAGGTTAAAAAAGCAATGATTCAGGCTTCTGAAAAAACCGCGATTCTTACTATTTCTGAAAAACTCGATACGGTTTTAAAAATGAAAATTGCCAACTTATCTGAGGTTGATTACGTTGTCACGGAAGTTGATCCAAACGACGAAAAATTACAATCGTATAAGAAGGCAGTTCCAAGTTTAGTCTTTATTTAA
- a CDS encoding alpha/beta fold hydrolase — MKNIFLFVFLMILGNSFAQTEGYSKNNDSSKTYYKIFGKGEPLLIINGGPGMNSNGFEGMAKTLAENQETIIYDQRGTGKSKLKELNSKTISMQLMADDIEALRKHLKIEKWSILGHSFGGMLASYYATVYPDRIKKLVLSSSGGVDLTLLSSPNLIEAGLTKIEKDSLNYWNDKIEKGDTTYAARLGRGRAMAPAYVYNSKFIPIIAERLTQGNSEINGLLWDDMQKIHFDCKNKLKNFKNPVLIIQGKQDIISNEIGELARKTLPNSKLILLENSKHYGWLDAKEKYFTEINSFLKS, encoded by the coding sequence ATGAAAAATATTTTTCTATTTGTTTTTTTGATGATTTTAGGAAACTCTTTCGCTCAAACCGAAGGCTATTCTAAAAACAATGATTCCAGTAAAACCTATTACAAAATATTCGGAAAAGGAGAACCGCTTTTAATTATTAACGGCGGACCCGGAATGAACAGTAATGGTTTTGAAGGCATGGCGAAAACTTTGGCAGAAAATCAGGAGACTATTATTTACGATCAAAGGGGTACGGGAAAATCGAAATTGAAGGAATTAAATTCTAAGACAATTTCGATGCAATTAATGGCCGATGATATCGAAGCGCTGAGAAAACATCTTAAAATAGAAAAATGGAGTATTCTTGGACATTCTTTTGGCGGAATGCTGGCTTCGTATTATGCAACTGTTTATCCTGATCGCATTAAAAAGTTGGTTTTATCTTCTTCCGGCGGAGTTGATTTGACTTTATTAAGCAGTCCGAATTTGATTGAAGCCGGTTTAACAAAAATCGAAAAAGATTCTTTAAATTATTGGAATGATAAAATAGAAAAAGGCGACACGACTTACGCAGCAAGACTTGGAAGAGGAAGAGCGATGGCGCCGGCTTATGTTTATAATTCAAAATTTATTCCCATTATTGCAGAACGATTAACGCAGGGGAATTCGGAAATAAACGGATTATTATGGGATGATATGCAAAAAATTCATTTTGACTGCAAGAACAAACTCAAAAACTTTAAAAATCCTGTTTTGATTATTCAGGGAAAACAAGATATTATCAGTAACGAAATTGGCGAACTTGCTCGCAAAACGCTACCAAATTCAAAATTGATTTTGCTTGAAAACTCAAAACATTACGGATGGCTGGATGCAAAGGAAAAATATTTTACAGAAATAAATTCTTTTTTAAAATCATAA
- a CDS encoding hydroxymethylglutaryl-CoA synthase family protein: MKTGIDAISFDVANIHLPIKTLAVARNIEPEKLEKGLGLIKMTLPDVHQDAVVFGANALTKLILENKINLNEISRIYVGTESGIDSSKPISSFLISLMEQKFGEDSLSECDVVDFTFACIGGVDALQNCIDFVKLNPTKKAIVVTTDFAKYDLNSTGEYTQGAGALAMLVTSNPRIIAFDENWATSTKGVFDFFKPYRTISKETITQNENNDPWFDNLEAEIEIHKDQPVFDGQYSNQCYMDRTRNAYFSFKKLKNTTETLYNSWNSIIMHLPYSFQGRRMLSEIYALDHADKIIAENIESADYQNKIKEVGKSDEYKKFVTEKLQPAELASSLIGNLYTGSIFMGLLSTLAHYYDTKTEVAGTKFGFLAYGSGSKSKVFEGTIQTNWQLALAKTKLFENLEESVEIGFETYESLHKKEQKQSIRTPKNEWILDRIEKEIPVLIGARYYKWVE, from the coding sequence ATGAAAACAGGAATTGACGCTATTTCTTTTGACGTAGCCAACATACATTTACCCATCAAAACTTTGGCTGTTGCCAGAAATATAGAACCAGAAAAACTAGAAAAAGGTCTCGGATTAATTAAAATGACTTTGCCGGATGTTCATCAGGATGCGGTTGTTTTTGGAGCAAACGCTTTAACAAAACTTATTCTTGAAAACAAAATAAACCTAAACGAAATAAGCCGGATTTATGTTGGAACCGAAAGCGGAATCGACAGTTCGAAACCAATTAGTTCTTTCTTAATCAGTTTAATGGAGCAAAAATTTGGCGAAGATTCTCTTTCCGAATGTGATGTTGTCGATTTTACTTTTGCCTGTATTGGCGGTGTCGATGCTTTGCAAAACTGTATTGATTTTGTAAAACTAAACCCAACCAAAAAAGCAATTGTCGTTACGACAGATTTTGCAAAATATGATTTAAATTCAACCGGAGAATACACACAAGGCGCCGGAGCTCTGGCAATGCTTGTCACTTCAAACCCAAGAATTATTGCTTTTGATGAAAATTGGGCAACATCTACAAAAGGTGTTTTTGATTTTTTCAAACCTTACAGAACTATCTCAAAAGAAACGATTACGCAAAACGAAAACAACGATCCTTGGTTTGACAATTTAGAAGCCGAAATCGAGATCCACAAAGATCAACCGGTTTTTGACGGTCAATATTCGAATCAATGTTATATGGATCGTACGCGAAATGCTTACTTTTCGTTCAAGAAATTAAAAAATACAACCGAAACTTTATATAATTCATGGAACAGTATTATTATGCACCTTCCCTACTCTTTTCAGGGACGCAGAATGTTGTCTGAAATTTATGCTTTAGATCATGCTGATAAAATTATTGCAGAAAATATAGAATCGGCAGATTATCAAAACAAAATTAAAGAAGTCGGAAAATCTGACGAATACAAAAAGTTTGTAACCGAGAAATTACAACCCGCAGAATTGGCTTCATCTTTAATAGGAAACTTATATACCGGTTCCATTTTCATGGGATTATTATCGACTTTGGCTCATTATTATGATACTAAAACTGAAGTTGCAGGAACTAAATTCGGTTTTCTGGCGTATGGAAGCGGATCTAAATCGAAAGTTTTTGAAGGAACAATTCAAACAAACTGGCAATTGGCTTTAGCCAAAACCAAACTTTTTGAAAATCTGGAAGAAAGTGTAGAAATTGGTTTTGAAACTTACGAAAGTCTTCACAAAAAAGAACAAAAACAAAGCATTCGAACTCCTAAAAACGAATGGATTTTAGATCGAATCGAAAAAGAAATCCCTGTTTTAATTGGAGCGAGATATTATAAATGGGTTGAATAA
- a CDS encoding succinate dehydrogenase/fumarate reductase iron-sulfur subunit, whose product MKLTLKIWRQKNAQDKGGIVDYPIDGIEPDMSFLEMLDVLNEQLINKGEEPVAFDHDCREGICGMCSLFINGEAHGPDRGVTTCQLHMRMFKDGDTIFIEPFRAKAFPVIKDLVVDRSSFDRIQHAGGFISVNTSGNTIDANTIPINKHDADKSFDAAACIGCGACVATCKNSSAMLFVAAKVSQYALLPQGKIEAVDRVLNMVHQMDHEGFGNCTNTGACEVECPKGISLENIARMNREYLSASLKG is encoded by the coding sequence ATGAAACTTACATTAAAAATATGGCGTCAGAAAAACGCCCAGGATAAAGGAGGAATCGTTGATTACCCAATTGACGGAATCGAACCAGATATGTCTTTCCTTGAAATGCTTGATGTTCTTAACGAACAATTAATCAACAAAGGAGAAGAGCCGGTAGCATTTGACCACGATTGTCGTGAAGGAATCTGCGGAATGTGTTCTTTATTCATCAACGGAGAAGCACACGGACCAGACAGAGGAGTTACAACTTGTCAATTACACATGCGTATGTTTAAAGATGGTGACACGATTTTTATCGAGCCATTTAGAGCAAAAGCTTTCCCTGTAATTAAAGATTTAGTTGTTGACAGAAGTTCTTTTGACAGAATTCAACATGCAGGAGGATTTATCTCGGTAAATACTTCAGGAAATACAATTGATGCAAATACAATTCCGATAAACAAACACGACGCAGATAAATCATTTGATGCTGCTGCTTGTATTGGTTGTGGAGCTTGTGTTGCAACTTGTAAAAACTCATCGGCAATGTTGTTCGTTGCTGCAAAAGTTTCTCAATATGCTTTATTGCCTCAAGGTAAAATTGAAGCGGTTGATCGTGTATTAAACATGGTACACCAAATGGATCACGAAGGTTTTGGTAACTGTACCAACACCGGAGCTTGTGAGGTAGAATGTCCTAAAGGAATTTCTCTTGAAAATATCGCACGTATGAACCGTGAGTATTTATCAGCAAGCTTAAAAGGATAA
- a CDS encoding family 20 glycosylhydrolase — MQKSIFLFLIFCYSFGNAQTSLTNNSIIPAPNSYKATGDSITINGQVKVIFENNKFSMKELKTAQIFESAINKNVSSKKSNIAILFITKNPSASLKKEAYTINITAKKITVTGSEEGLFYAVQSLMQLFPNKPKNQEIKLPFVTIEDEPRYGYRGLHLDVCRHFFSVAVIKDFITQMSSYKLNNFHWHLTDDQGWRIEIKKYPKLTEIGSKRAQTLVGNKFERSPYFFDGNPYGGFYTQEEIKDVVKFAEEHYVNIIPEIEMPGHATAAVTAYPNLACFPDRQYKVVEYWGVFEDIFCAGKEETFTFLEDVLTEVMALFPSKYIHIGGDECPKTRWKECPNCQKRIKELGLKNEHELQSYLTTRIEKFLNANGRQILGWDEMLEGGLAPNAAVMSWRGEAGGISAARQKHNVIMNPEQVLYLDYNQGYSPQEPLTIGRLTTVEKIYNYNPTPVDSLTVDEQKYIMGVQSNLWSEYLTSPAKLNYMIYPRVFALAEIAWTEPKNKDYDHFILNQIPYHLEKLEAQKRLYKVPTPFGANETALIASQYVLDLKPTIKNSQIFYTIDGYNPDETAELYTKPVTINIPKGEFRIIKTVQISASGRRSSISKILVRNPDLKSALTIKPTKKGLKFDYFTGTLFQQAQDLELSKPVNSGIFEGAISSEKWKTKTERYIGLKFDGYIYIPETANYTISTLSDDGSKLFIDNELVVNNDGIHWLNEAYGAVKLEKGFHKINISYFDQIGGTTLTCFIQQEGKEKQEISASQLYYE, encoded by the coding sequence ATGCAAAAAAGTATATTTCTCTTTTTGATATTCTGTTATTCGTTCGGAAATGCACAAACTTCTCTAACTAATAATTCCATCATTCCTGCTCCAAATTCATACAAAGCAACCGGAGACAGTATTACTATAAATGGACAAGTAAAAGTTATTTTTGAAAATAATAAGTTCAGCATGAAAGAACTTAAAACAGCGCAAATTTTTGAGTCGGCTATTAACAAAAATGTGTCTTCAAAAAAGAGCAATATTGCCATTTTGTTTATTACCAAAAATCCATCAGCTTCATTAAAAAAAGAAGCATATACAATTAATATTACTGCAAAAAAGATCACCGTTACCGGAAGTGAAGAAGGATTATTTTATGCGGTTCAGAGTTTAATGCAGCTTTTTCCGAACAAACCTAAAAATCAGGAAATAAAATTGCCTTTTGTAACCATCGAAGACGAGCCCAGATACGGTTACCGCGGGCTTCACCTCGATGTTTGTCGTCATTTCTTTTCTGTTGCTGTTATAAAAGATTTTATTACACAAATGTCCAGTTATAAATTAAACAACTTTCACTGGCATTTAACAGACGATCAGGGCTGGAGAATTGAGATAAAAAAGTATCCAAAATTAACCGAAATCGGATCTAAAAGAGCACAGACTTTAGTGGGAAATAAATTCGAAAGATCACCGTATTTTTTTGACGGAAATCCGTACGGAGGTTTTTATACGCAGGAAGAAATTAAAGACGTTGTAAAATTTGCCGAGGAACATTATGTCAATATAATTCCCGAAATCGAAATGCCCGGACATGCAACGGCAGCGGTTACGGCATATCCAAATTTAGCTTGTTTTCCGGATCGCCAATATAAAGTTGTAGAATATTGGGGTGTTTTTGAAGATATTTTTTGTGCGGGAAAGGAAGAAACCTTTACTTTTCTTGAAGATGTTTTAACTGAAGTTATGGCTTTGTTTCCGAGTAAATATATTCATATTGGCGGAGACGAATGTCCGAAAACAAGATGGAAAGAATGCCCGAATTGTCAAAAACGAATCAAAGAATTAGGTTTAAAAAACGAACATGAATTACAAAGTTATTTAACTACAAGAATCGAGAAATTCCTGAATGCAAACGGAAGACAAATTTTAGGTTGGGATGAAATGCTCGAAGGCGGACTTGCACCAAATGCCGCTGTAATGTCATGGCGAGGTGAAGCCGGCGGAATTAGTGCCGCAAGACAAAAACATAACGTAATCATGAATCCGGAACAGGTTCTTTATTTAGATTACAACCAAGGATATTCTCCACAAGAACCTTTAACAATTGGAAGATTGACGACGGTTGAAAAAATATACAATTACAACCCAACTCCTGTCGATAGTTTAACTGTTGACGAGCAAAAATACATTATGGGCGTGCAGTCGAATCTTTGGTCAGAATATTTGACAAGTCCCGCAAAATTAAATTACATGATTTATCCGCGAGTATTTGCTTTAGCAGAAATTGCCTGGACAGAACCTAAAAACAAAGATTACGATCATTTTATTTTAAATCAAATTCCGTATCATTTAGAAAAACTAGAAGCACAAAAAAGATTGTACAAAGTTCCAACTCCTTTTGGCGCTAATGAAACGGCACTAATAGCATCACAATATGTTTTAGATTTAAAACCAACGATCAAAAATAGTCAAATTTTCTACACAATTGACGGTTATAATCCTGATGAAACGGCAGAACTTTACACAAAACCTGTAACGATAAATATCCCAAAAGGAGAATTTAGAATCATAAAAACGGTTCAGATTAGTGCAAGCGGAAGAAGAAGTTCTATCAGTAAAATATTGGTTCGGAATCCCGATTTAAAATCGGCTTTAACCATAAAACCAACTAAGAAAGGTTTAAAGTTTGATTATTTTACAGGAACATTATTTCAGCAAGCGCAAGATTTAGAATTATCAAAACCTGTTAATTCCGGCATTTTTGAAGGTGCAATAAGCAGCGAAAAATGGAAAACGAAAACAGAGCGCTATATCGGCTTAAAATTCGACGGATACATCTATATTCCTGAAACTGCAAATTATACAATTTCGACGCTTTCAGATGACGGATCGAAGCTTTTTATCGACAATGAATTAGTAGTTAATAATGATGGCATTCATTGGCTCAACGAAGCGTATGGAGCGGTGAAACTCGAAAAAGGTTTTCACAAAATCAATATCAGTTATTTTGACCAGATTGGCGGAACTACTTTAACTTGTTTTATTCAGCAGGAAGGAAAAGAAAAACAAGAAATTAGCGCTTCGCAATTGTATTATGAATAA
- a CDS encoding fumarate reductase/succinate dehydrogenase flavoprotein subunit, giving the protein MALDSKIPHGPISDKWTDYKDHINLVNPANKRNLDIIIVGTGLAGGSAAATLAEQGYNVKAFCFQDSPRRAHSIAAQGGINAAKNYKGDGDSVYRLFYDTVKGGDYRAREANVHRLAEVSANIIDQCVAQGVPLAREYGGLLDNRSFGGTLVSRTFYAQGQTGQQLLLGAYSAMNRQIGRGKIKMYNRHEMLDIVIVNGKARGIIARNLVTGEIERHSAHAVVVGSGGYGNVFFLSTNAMGSNATAAWKIHKKGAFFANPCYTQIHPTCIPVSGDHQSKLTLMSESLRNDGRIWVPAKQEDAQAIREGKKKATDLSEAERDYFLERRYPAFGNLVPRDVASRAAKERCDAGFGVNKTGEAVYLDFAAAIKRYGTEEAFVKGLDANDAALVTKLGAEIVKSKYGNLFQMYYKIVDEDPYTTPMMIYPAVHYTMGGTWVDYNLMTTIPGCFSIGESNFSDHGANRLGASALMQGLADGYFVLPYTIGDYLAPDIKMGEISTDLPEFAAAEKEVKDQIDRFINNKGTHSVDYFHKKLGKIMWDKVGMARNAKGLTEAIEEIAALREEFYKDVKVPGSANEFNQELEKATRVADFLELGELFAKDALHRNESCGGHFREEYQTEEGEALRDDENFAYVAAWEYKGKPSDAVLHKEPLVYENIKLVQRSYK; this is encoded by the coding sequence ATGGCATTAGATTCAAAAATTCCACACGGCCCAATATCGGACAAATGGACAGATTATAAAGATCATATTAATTTAGTAAACCCTGCAAACAAACGTAATTTAGATATTATTATTGTTGGTACAGGTTTGGCTGGAGGTTCAGCTGCGGCTACTTTGGCTGAGCAGGGATATAACGTAAAAGCATTTTGTTTTCAGGATTCACCTCGTCGTGCGCACTCTATTGCTGCACAAGGTGGTATCAATGCGGCAAAAAATTATAAAGGTGACGGTGACTCGGTTTACAGATTATTTTACGATACTGTAAAAGGAGGAGATTACCGTGCACGTGAGGCAAATGTTCACCGTTTGGCCGAAGTTTCTGCTAATATTATTGACCAGTGTGTGGCGCAAGGTGTACCATTGGCTCGTGAATATGGCGGATTATTAGATAACCGTTCTTTTGGAGGAACTTTAGTTTCCCGTACTTTTTATGCACAAGGACAAACTGGACAACAATTATTGTTAGGAGCTTATTCTGCAATGAACCGCCAGATTGGTCGTGGAAAAATAAAAATGTACAACCGTCACGAAATGCTTGACATTGTTATCGTGAACGGAAAAGCAAGAGGTATTATCGCTCGTAATTTAGTTACAGGAGAAATAGAAAGACATTCTGCTCACGCTGTAGTAGTTGGTTCGGGAGGATATGGTAACGTATTTTTCCTGTCAACAAATGCTATGGGAAGTAACGCAACAGCAGCTTGGAAAATTCATAAAAAAGGAGCGTTTTTCGCAAATCCTTGTTACACACAAATTCACCCAACTTGTATTCCGGTTTCTGGAGATCACCAGTCAAAACTGACTTTGATGTCTGAGTCGTTACGTAATGACGGTCGTATTTGGGTTCCTGCAAAACAAGAAGATGCACAGGCAATTCGTGAAGGAAAGAAAAAAGCAACAGATTTATCTGAAGCTGAGAGAGATTATTTCTTAGAAAGAAGATATCCTGCTTTTGGTAACTTAGTACCTCGTGACGTAGCGTCTCGTGCTGCAAAAGAAAGATGTGATGCCGGTTTTGGAGTTAACAAAACAGGAGAAGCGGTTTACTTGGATTTCGCAGCAGCAATTAAACGTTACGGAACTGAAGAAGCTTTCGTAAAAGGTTTAGATGCTAACGATGCGGCTTTGGTAACTAAACTAGGAGCTGAAATCGTGAAAAGTAAATACGGAAACTTATTCCAGATGTATTACAAAATCGTTGACGAAGATCCTTATACTACACCAATGATGATTTACCCTGCGGTTCACTACACAATGGGTGGAACCTGGGTTGATTATAACTTAATGACTACAATTCCGGGTTGTTTCTCAATTGGAGAATCTAACTTCTCTGATCACGGAGCAAACAGACTTGGAGCTTCTGCTTTGATGCAAGGTTTAGCTGATGGATATTTCGTGTTACCTTATACTATTGGAGATTATTTAGCTCCGGATATTAAAATGGGAGAAATTTCTACAGATTTACCAGAATTCGCAGCAGCAGAAAAAGAAGTAAAAGATCAAATCGACAGATTTATCAATAATAAAGGAACTCATTCTGTAGATTATTTCCATAAGAAATTAGGAAAAATCATGTGGGATAAAGTTGGTATGGCTCGTAACGCTAAAGGTTTAACTGAAGCTATCGAAGAAATTGCCGCTTTACGTGAAGAGTTTTATAAAGATGTAAAAGTTCCTGGAAGCGCTAACGAATTTAATCAGGAATTAGAGAAAGCGACACGTGTTGCCGATTTCTTAGAGTTAGGAGAATTGTTCGCGAAAGATGCATTGCACCGTAATGAGTCTTGTGGAGGTCACTTCCGTGAAGAATACCAAACAGAAGAAGGAGAAGCACTTCGTGATGACGAAAACTTTGCATATGTTGCAGCTTGGGAATACAAAGGAAAACCAAGTGATGCAGTATTACACAAAGAACCTCTGGTTTACGAAAACATTAAATTAGTACAAAGAAGCTACAAATAG
- a CDS encoding succinate dehydrogenase cytochrome b subunit — protein sequence MAQSALLNASILKKVAMALSGLFLISFLALHVSLNLVSIFSENVFNEVSHFMGYNPLIQYVMQPVLAFGVIFHFVFGFVLTIQNRNARPIAYAKYNGAANASWTSRNMIISGAVVLAFFVLHFYDFWVPEIAYKYVEGNTPDATRYYGELVHKFHDPIRTGLYCVAFVLLGFHLWHGFGSSLQSMGMHNKYSRFLSKVGYGFAVVVPALFVIIALFHHFNN from the coding sequence ATGGCACAATCTGCACTATTGAACGCGTCCATCTTAAAGAAAGTTGCAATGGCTCTTTCAGGACTGTTCTTAATCTCGTTTTTAGCGCTGCATGTTTCCTTAAATCTAGTTTCTATTTTTAGTGAAAACGTTTTTAACGAAGTTTCTCATTTTATGGGATACAATCCGCTAATTCAATATGTAATGCAACCTGTTTTAGCATTTGGTGTAATTTTCCATTTTGTATTTGGATTTGTTCTGACAATACAAAATAGAAATGCACGACCTATTGCTTATGCAAAATACAACGGAGCTGCTAACGCTTCATGGACTTCAAGAAATATGATTATTTCGGGAGCTGTTGTATTGGCTTTCTTTGTATTGCACTTTTATGATTTTTGGGTTCCTGAAATTGCGTATAAATATGTAGAAGGTAACACGCCTGACGCTACAAGATATTATGGAGAGTTAGTTCATAAATTTCACGATCCAATTCGTACGGGATTATATTGTGTAGCTTTTGTGTTATTAGGATTTCACCTTTGGCATGGATTCGGGTCTTCTCTACAATCAATGGGAATGCACAATAAATATTCTAGATTTTTAAGTAAAGTGGGTTACGGTTTTGCAGTTGTAGTACCGGCACTTTTCGTAATTATCGCATTATTTCATCATTTCAATAATTAA